In a single window of the Lujinxingia litoralis genome:
- a CDS encoding superoxide dismutase, with product MVGNHTLPELNYAYDALEPFIDEQTMRLHHSKHHMGYVNGLNNAEKALAAARESGDFGKIRDLERLAAFHGSGHFNHCLFWQNMTPADNYKDPSGDLLAQIKKDFGSLDNLKAQFGAASKAVEGSGWGILAWQPGGEQLVTLAAENHQKQTQFTAIPVLALDVWEHAYYLKYQNNRGQYVDQWWNVVNWENVAENFGRATQYKFELR from the coding sequence ATGGTTGGAAATCACACCCTTCCCGAGCTTAACTACGCCTACGATGCGCTGGAGCCCTTCATCGACGAGCAGACGATGCGGCTGCACCACAGCAAGCATCATATGGGCTACGTCAACGGCCTCAACAACGCGGAGAAGGCGCTGGCCGCAGCTCGCGAGAGCGGCGATTTCGGCAAGATCCGTGATCTGGAGCGCCTGGCGGCTTTCCACGGTTCGGGTCACTTCAATCACTGCCTCTTCTGGCAGAACATGACCCCGGCCGATAACTACAAAGATCCCTCGGGCGATCTGCTCGCGCAGATCAAGAAGGATTTTGGCAGCCTGGACAACCTCAAGGCGCAGTTCGGTGCGGCGTCCAAGGCCGTGGAAGGTAGCGGCTGGGGGATTCTGGCCTGGCAGCCCGGTGGCGAGCAGCTGGTGACTCTGGCGGCGGAGAACCACCAGAAGCAGACCCAGTTCACGGCGATTCCGGTGCTGGCGCTCGACGTGTGGGAGCACGCCTACTACCTGAAGTACCAGAACAACCGCGGTCAGTACGTGGACCAGTGGTGGAACGTGGTCAACTGGGAGAACGTCGCCGAGAACTTCGGTCGCGCGACCCAGTACAAGTTCGAGCTTCGCTAA
- a CDS encoding DUF547 domain-containing protein, with translation MRRWFSAAALVASLVTGGTAWAQEAPGEGGAPAASGEAAAAHGEVIDPALFGELLGRYVDGRGQVDYARWHASAADRQKLNAYVAAIGDAEVRGKSREAQLAFYINAYNALVLQQVLELWPLESVMRSEGFFKERRHRVAGQEMTLDELEHTRVIRARFNEPRIHFVLVCAAKSCPRLRPEPMRARRLEAQLEAAAREFIPATTRKVEGGSVETSQLFNWFAEDFIKSAGSVQAYLARYVRDEATRQALGEGAAVRFSEYDWAINAR, from the coding sequence ATGCGACGATGGTTCAGCGCGGCCGCCCTGGTGGCGAGTCTGGTGACAGGAGGTACAGCGTGGGCGCAGGAGGCCCCCGGTGAGGGAGGGGCGCCGGCGGCGTCCGGGGAGGCCGCGGCGGCGCATGGCGAGGTGATCGATCCGGCGCTCTTTGGCGAGTTGTTGGGGCGCTATGTGGATGGACGCGGCCAGGTGGATTACGCGCGCTGGCATGCCAGCGCGGCGGATCGCCAGAAGCTCAACGCTTATGTCGCGGCCATTGGCGATGCCGAGGTCCGGGGGAAGAGCCGCGAGGCGCAGCTGGCGTTTTACATCAACGCCTACAACGCGTTGGTGCTCCAGCAGGTGCTGGAACTCTGGCCGCTGGAGTCGGTGATGCGTTCGGAGGGCTTTTTTAAAGAGCGCCGTCACCGGGTGGCCGGTCAAGAGATGACGCTGGATGAACTGGAGCATACCCGGGTGATCCGGGCCCGGTTTAACGAGCCGCGCATTCACTTTGTGTTGGTGTGTGCGGCTAAAAGCTGCCCGCGTCTTCGCCCGGAGCCGATGCGGGCCCGCAGGCTGGAGGCGCAGCTGGAGGCCGCGGCGCGCGAGTTCATCCCGGCGACCACCCGGAAGGTGGAGGGAGGGAGCGTGGAGACGAGTCAGCTCTTCAACTGGTTTGCCGAGGACTTTATTAAGTCGGCGGGCTCGGTGCAGGCGTATCTGGCGCGCTACGTGCGCGATGAGGCCACGCGTCAGGCGCTGGGGGAGGGCGCGGCGGTGCGTTTCTCCGAGTACGACTGGGCGATCAACGCGCGCTAA
- a CDS encoding HEAT repeat domain-containing protein — MTALRTRHPIIFALLLLGLVILNACQDERLREGERQTVDAIFKSGLEMGDDPFVRAETLRALELLDDPRAIPLAEPLLDDPSPMVRVGALRLLILHDHPRARQEAMAAYNRADDAEKRLIVSTSLDLGSETLRRTMISRALRADDPRQRSLAFEAGPLATVEALQQAGDETTLRRSALPELGGFVEDPDPDIAARALSRLTEAGQSDRALAFVERFADPNQPLQARLDAGRILVRSRAELARQAFADLLKRAGVYDAETLGLPQRKIAPELVRVAALGLTALGDETYVAHTQEYLQGAEIEPTIEVLSALASNPSDDAAVTLRIAMRDARHPVRRAAVSLYASREDARADALISALRSEDFETRRLIARQLIDRFDQAWRETISTRLNNPDQATETLRILQMVLRTDDDLQTIITPLVPQLEALASSTDAQSAALASYLLLRVESDGAVLEAIRTSSDPQTRQAYLEYLATTETPRQHLDEFRAHLFDDLFVLRLFAAVGIWRAFPDQVRAPASSPAEASPTPPSAASAPTAPDQPAQDEPAPDQPDE; from the coding sequence GTGACCGCTCTTCGCACTCGCCACCCCATCATCTTTGCGCTCCTCCTCCTGGGGCTGGTGATCTTGAACGCCTGCCAGGACGAGCGCTTGCGCGAGGGCGAACGCCAGACCGTCGACGCCATCTTTAAGAGCGGATTGGAGATGGGCGACGATCCCTTCGTGCGCGCCGAAACCCTGCGGGCGCTGGAGCTCCTCGACGACCCGCGTGCCATCCCCCTGGCCGAGCCCCTGCTCGATGACCCCAGCCCGATGGTACGAGTCGGAGCCCTGCGCCTGCTGATCCTCCACGATCATCCTCGGGCTCGCCAGGAGGCCATGGCCGCCTACAACCGAGCCGACGACGCCGAAAAACGCCTGATCGTGTCCACCTCCCTGGACCTGGGCAGCGAGACGCTACGCCGCACCATGATCAGCCGGGCGCTACGCGCCGACGATCCTCGCCAGCGCAGCCTGGCCTTTGAAGCCGGCCCCCTGGCCACGGTAGAGGCCCTTCAGCAGGCCGGCGATGAGACCACCCTGCGCCGCTCAGCGCTGCCGGAACTGGGCGGGTTTGTCGAAGATCCCGATCCCGACATCGCCGCCCGGGCGCTCTCTCGACTGACCGAAGCCGGCCAGTCCGACCGCGCCCTGGCCTTCGTCGAACGCTTCGCCGATCCGAACCAACCACTGCAGGCTCGCCTGGACGCCGGACGCATTCTCGTGCGCTCCCGGGCAGAACTGGCCCGCCAGGCCTTCGCCGATCTGCTGAAACGCGCCGGCGTCTACGACGCCGAAACCCTGGGGCTTCCCCAGCGCAAGATCGCCCCCGAACTGGTGCGCGTGGCCGCCCTGGGGCTCACCGCCCTGGGTGACGAAACCTACGTCGCCCACACCCAGGAGTACCTTCAGGGCGCCGAGATCGAACCCACCATCGAGGTGCTCAGCGCACTGGCCTCCAACCCCTCCGACGACGCCGCCGTCACCCTGCGCATCGCCATGCGCGACGCCCGTCACCCGGTGCGCCGGGCTGCCGTCAGCCTCTACGCCTCCCGCGAAGATGCGCGCGCCGATGCCCTGATCAGCGCCCTGCGCAGCGAAGACTTCGAGACCCGCAGACTCATCGCTCGCCAGCTTATCGACCGCTTTGATCAGGCCTGGCGCGAAACCATCTCCACACGCCTGAACAACCCCGACCAGGCCACCGAAACCCTGCGCATCCTGCAGATGGTGCTGCGCACCGACGACGATCTTCAGACCATCATCACCCCTCTGGTCCCGCAGCTCGAAGCGTTGGCCTCATCCACCGATGCACAGAGCGCCGCGCTGGCCTCCTACCTCTTGCTGCGCGTCGAAAGCGACGGCGCGGTGCTCGAGGCCATCCGCACCAGCTCCGATCCTCAGACGCGTCAGGCCTACCTGGAGTACCTGGCCACCACCGAGACGCCTCGCCAGCACCTCGATGAGTTTCGCGCGCACCTCTTCGACGACCTCTTCGTGTTGCGCCTCTTTGCCGCCGTGGGCATCTGGCGCGCCTTCCCTGACCAGGTCCGCGCACCGGCCTCCTCACCCGCCGAAGCATCCCCCACGCCGCCCTCAGCCGCATCGGCCCCAACCGCACCGGACCAGCCCGCGCAAGATGAACCCGCGCCGGACCAGCCCGATGAGTGA
- a CDS encoding tetratricopeptide repeat protein, translating into MRDEFDLEEDGQTTPALMTLEALLGQGLDALPRDVRRALERDHYPEALKLANAHYAEKGAEDLNAALIYAILLVGRQLCEEALGVLRRALTHHAQNVSLQLSQVEALIVKGEFEAANALLDALGSVSTAEPRHRAFMGDMYLDMGAEDQAMDCYRQAVEQGVQAVDVSFRLGHLLFDREEFNEAAHYFGIAARLAGDNAMVWEMAATAYFEAGRVEDAAYAFKRVLQEDPENTSAWLYLGLCHQVLEDFEDAVDAFEEYVSLETESAVGWSQLGQSYLMLGRSEAALRAFEEAVNRAGDDVSMLNGATMAAYQSGDAEVAERWARRALEVGPENMEAQYNLGVLLLERRRVEEARLVLEQLVDQGPEDRGSALGALAVAEVIDGQRSAAFEHIAEAQRHKVDAEWLGAFAEEILKIEGGEPARVFLEGALSEDERWPAVRAMLSYVCAALAGESEIAGEQAAAFVDAVMASPGVVPMMWDFESWEAVAMRLKGASKQVFSKMLSVLEGRREIAAVADKIRG; encoded by the coding sequence ATGCGAGACGAATTCGATCTTGAGGAAGATGGCCAGACCACCCCGGCTCTGATGACGTTGGAGGCGCTGCTGGGGCAGGGCCTTGACGCGCTGCCCCGCGACGTGCGGCGAGCGCTGGAGCGCGATCATTATCCGGAGGCACTGAAGCTGGCGAACGCCCACTATGCGGAGAAGGGCGCCGAAGATCTTAACGCGGCGTTGATCTACGCGATTTTGTTGGTGGGGCGTCAGCTCTGCGAGGAGGCCCTGGGTGTGCTGCGGCGAGCGTTAACGCACCATGCGCAGAACGTCTCTCTGCAGTTGAGTCAGGTGGAGGCGCTGATTGTGAAGGGGGAGTTTGAGGCGGCCAACGCGCTGCTCGACGCGCTGGGCAGTGTGAGCACGGCGGAGCCCCGGCATCGCGCCTTTATGGGGGATATGTACCTGGATATGGGGGCTGAAGATCAGGCGATGGACTGCTACCGCCAGGCGGTGGAGCAGGGCGTGCAGGCCGTCGATGTTTCCTTTCGGCTCGGGCATCTTCTCTTTGATCGCGAGGAGTTCAACGAGGCCGCGCATTACTTTGGTATCGCCGCGCGCCTGGCTGGCGACAACGCGATGGTCTGGGAGATGGCGGCCACCGCGTATTTTGAGGCGGGGCGGGTGGAGGATGCGGCCTACGCGTTTAAGCGGGTGCTTCAGGAGGATCCGGAGAACACCTCGGCCTGGCTCTACCTGGGTCTTTGCCATCAGGTGCTGGAGGACTTTGAAGACGCGGTGGATGCCTTTGAGGAGTACGTGTCTCTGGAGACGGAGAGCGCGGTGGGCTGGAGTCAGCTGGGCCAGTCGTACTTGATGTTGGGGCGCAGTGAGGCGGCGTTGCGGGCGTTTGAGGAGGCGGTGAATCGGGCCGGCGACGACGTGAGTATGCTCAACGGCGCGACGATGGCGGCCTACCAGAGCGGGGATGCCGAGGTGGCCGAGCGCTGGGCGCGTCGGGCGCTGGAGGTGGGGCCTGAGAATATGGAGGCGCAGTACAACCTGGGGGTGCTCTTGCTGGAGCGTCGCCGGGTGGAGGAGGCGCGGCTGGTGTTGGAGCAGTTGGTCGACCAGGGTCCGGAGGATCGCGGCTCGGCGCTGGGGGCGCTGGCAGTGGCCGAGGTGATTGACGGTCAGCGCAGCGCGGCCTTTGAACATATCGCCGAGGCGCAGCGTCATAAGGTCGATGCCGAGTGGCTCGGAGCCTTTGCCGAAGAGATCTTGAAGATCGAGGGCGGGGAGCCGGCCCGGGTGTTTTTAGAAGGCGCGCTCAGCGAGGATGAGCGCTGGCCGGCGGTCCGGGCGATGCTCAGTTATGTGTGCGCCGCGCTGGCCGGCGAGTCGGAGATCGCTGGCGAGCAGGCCGCGGCCTTTGTGGATGCGGTGATGGCGAGTCCCGGGGTCGTGCCCATGATGTGGGATTTCGAGTCGTGGGAGGCAGTGGCCATGCGTTTGAAGGGAGCCTCCAAGCAGGTGTTCTCGAAGATGCTCTCGGTGTTGGAAGGGCGTCGGGAGATCGCGGCGGTGGCCGATAAGATTCGCGGTTGA
- a CDS encoding alpha/beta hydrolase, with the protein MAHPQSANTTPSTSPAPLSAESFDPAIWADLAPGRRAPLDAVERDEGYLSTPDHQQLYWQSWRDPEAQPRALVALMHGYAEHSARYDHVGIALARVGYQVMAIDARGHGRSTGRRGLVRDFEHYVDDLELLIERATQRWPALPLFVLGHSNGGLISLRLALRKPAAVRAFIISSPLLGVAPDLSPLKQKLGVLASRLLPTLSIPSGLDSAFLSHLPDVIAHHDRDPLNFSTATAGWFSQALDAIKDTRERGAEIEASCLFLVAGDDRVVNAAETESFFHTIGSHDRQLEMLPGLYHEILNEKPWRDLLTQALFFMEARRTPAID; encoded by the coding sequence ATGGCTCATCCTCAGTCCGCCAACACGACCCCCTCGACCTCCCCCGCGCCGCTGAGCGCCGAGTCTTTTGATCCCGCGATCTGGGCCGACCTCGCCCCGGGACGCCGCGCCCCCCTCGATGCCGTCGAACGTGACGAGGGCTACCTGAGCACCCCGGATCACCAGCAGCTTTACTGGCAGAGCTGGCGCGACCCCGAGGCCCAACCCCGCGCCCTCGTCGCCCTGATGCATGGCTACGCCGAGCACAGCGCGCGCTACGACCACGTGGGCATCGCCCTGGCCCGGGTGGGCTACCAGGTCATGGCCATCGACGCGCGCGGCCACGGGCGCAGCACCGGGCGCCGTGGCCTGGTCCGCGACTTCGAACACTACGTCGACGACCTGGAACTCCTCATCGAACGCGCCACACAGCGCTGGCCCGCGCTCCCGCTCTTTGTGCTGGGGCACTCCAACGGCGGCCTCATCTCCCTGCGCCTGGCCCTTCGCAAACCGGCGGCGGTGCGCGCCTTCATCATCTCCAGCCCCCTGCTCGGTGTGGCCCCCGATCTCTCCCCTCTAAAACAGAAGCTCGGTGTGCTTGCCAGCCGGCTCCTCCCCACATTGAGCATCCCCTCCGGGCTGGATTCGGCGTTTTTGAGCCATCTTCCCGACGTGATCGCGCACCACGACCGCGATCCGCTCAACTTCTCCACGGCCACCGCCGGATGGTTCTCTCAGGCCCTCGACGCGATCAAAGATACCCGCGAACGCGGCGCCGAGATCGAAGCCTCTTGCCTCTTCCTGGTCGCCGGCGACGATCGGGTAGTCAATGCCGCCGAAACCGAGAGCTTCTTCCACACCATCGGCTCCCACGACCGCCAGCTGGAGATGCTGCCGGGGCTCTACCACGAAATCCTCAACGAAAAGCCCTGGCGCGATCTCCTGACGCAGGCCCTCTTCTTTATGGAAGCTCGCCGTACCCCCGCCATCGACTGA
- a CDS encoding OmpP1/FadL family transporter produces MRTSEQSSVLGALALAAALLAAPAALASPFDVYGSGARSAAMAGAQAASAEGPAAVYDNVAELARARTGIRLGAFATLGQAQILLKERPAGYDIPDLGGNGPALPTDQTRRERSDTLEVAPLYGVVIGAVTDFGGTRTRGGAVVMLPTNGLLSMQTHFADERERAFSNQLHFELVGERLRRPVIEAGVGRQITERLHFGIGGTYLPGARATTEAFVRDPADQSDVGLNADIQTTNAWGILAGATLKLPADVRLGLVYRGSVAFAIKGGNEVQVRGASSGEDTRQAIDWVPTFTPASLRLGLAWEPGDLLVTADARYTFWSGYRDTHGQQAGFDDTLEGRLGAQWQSSADTRLRAGLGFVPSPVPAQTGRTNYVDNHRALASLGAEHRFDIWQREVVAAWYVQAHHLLYRTTDKGALGSYPDCGPGVEALCDELPDDTRDPRTGQPYPEAQGLQTGNPGFPGFSSGGWLGAVGFELHY; encoded by the coding sequence GTGAGAACGAGTGAGCAATCTTCGGTGCTCGGCGCGCTGGCGCTGGCCGCCGCGCTGCTGGCGGCCCCGGCCGCCCTGGCCAGCCCCTTTGATGTGTACGGTTCAGGGGCGCGTTCGGCGGCGATGGCCGGCGCCCAGGCGGCGTCGGCTGAAGGCCCGGCCGCGGTCTACGATAACGTGGCTGAGCTGGCCCGGGCGCGTACCGGCATTCGCCTGGGGGCATTTGCAACCCTGGGGCAGGCTCAGATCCTGCTCAAAGAGCGGCCCGCGGGCTACGACATCCCCGATCTGGGTGGGAACGGGCCGGCGCTTCCCACCGATCAGACGCGTCGGGAGCGCTCCGACACGCTGGAGGTAGCGCCGCTCTATGGCGTGGTGATCGGCGCAGTGACCGATTTCGGGGGTACTCGCACCCGTGGCGGCGCGGTGGTGATGCTGCCGACCAACGGGCTCTTGAGCATGCAGACGCATTTCGCGGATGAACGCGAGCGAGCCTTTTCTAACCAGTTGCATTTTGAGCTGGTGGGGGAGCGTTTGCGCCGCCCGGTGATCGAGGCCGGGGTGGGGCGCCAGATCACCGAGCGGCTCCATTTTGGCATCGGCGGCACCTACCTGCCGGGGGCTCGCGCTACGACGGAGGCCTTTGTGCGCGACCCGGCTGATCAGAGCGATGTGGGCCTCAACGCTGACATTCAGACCACCAATGCCTGGGGGATACTCGCCGGTGCGACGCTGAAGCTGCCGGCCGATGTTCGTCTGGGGCTGGTGTACCGGGGCTCGGTGGCCTTTGCCATCAAGGGGGGGAATGAGGTGCAGGTGCGTGGTGCGTCGTCGGGCGAAGATACCCGACAGGCGATTGACTGGGTGCCGACGTTTACGCCGGCATCGCTGCGCCTGGGGCTGGCCTGGGAGCCGGGCGATCTCCTTGTGACGGCGGATGCCCGCTACACCTTCTGGTCGGGGTACCGCGATACGCATGGCCAGCAGGCGGGATTTGACGACACGCTGGAGGGGCGTCTGGGCGCCCAGTGGCAGAGCAGCGCCGACACTCGACTGCGCGCCGGACTGGGCTTTGTGCCCTCGCCGGTGCCGGCTCAGACCGGGCGTACCAACTACGTGGATAACCACCGGGCGCTGGCCTCGCTGGGGGCTGAGCACCGCTTTGACATCTGGCAACGTGAGGTGGTCGCCGCCTGGTACGTGCAGGCGCATCACCTGCTGTATCGCACGACCGACAAAGGGGCGTTGGGTAGCTATCCGGATTGCGGGCCCGGGGTGGAGGCGCTCTGCGATGAGCTCCCCGACGATACCCGGGACCCGCGCACCGGTCAGCCTTACCCCGAGGCGCAGGGGCTTCAGACGGGTAACCCGGGCTTTCCGGGCTTTAGCTCCGGTGGGTGGCTGGGGGCGGTAGGGTTTGAGCTGCATTACTGA